The genomic region ataaatgtattattattgttcCTACATGAGGGGATAGCTGGGTAGTGTGGCAAGCACTGGATTCCATTGTTACGGGTACTAAATTACATGGTTAATATAATCAAAAATCTTGTGTAAAAATGAGGACTCTGACCAAGGGGAACAACTCTTACTTTTCTATCTTTTCATTAGCTGACTCAGGAAAAAATCTCCTGCCTTCCTGATCGTGTCAGTGGAACGTCGCATGAAGATGTGGACTGCAACCATCTGCGGAAGCCCAGACTCAACCAGAGCCTGTGGGAGCATGCTATTACCAAGCAGATCACCTTGAACATTGTGGAAGTGTTTGGCCGCAAGAACAACCTGGACATCCACCAATACATCTTCATCAACAGCTTCTGCTACGAACGAGCAGTGCATTGGTACGGCAAGTACTTCCCCTACCTGGTAGTCATACACACCATGATATTTATGGTGGCTAGTAGCTTCTGGTTCAAGTTCCCTGGAACATCGTCCAAGATTGAGCTGTTTGTAACGATCctcggtaagtgttttgattctCCCTGGACCACACGTGCGATCAGCGAGGTGTCTGAGGACAGGCAAGAAGAGGAAACGGTCATGTGGCGAAAACACAACATACCAAGACCGTCAGCAGTGGAATGCCCAGATACAGAAGCCGAAGGTTCCATCTTCATCCAGTCACCGTCTGTGGTGTCCAGCCTGGGCAAGAACCCACTGGAGTCTAAACCCACCACATCCGTCCTGGACAAGAAGGAAGGTGAGCAGGCCAAGGCACTGTTTGAGAAGGTGAGGACGTTTCGGACACACGTAGAGGAGGCAGACCTCCTCTACATCATGTACATACTCCAGACGTTGCTCAAGGTCTTTAAATTTGCCATCATCACTATATACAGTGTTGCTCTGGTGCCAAATATCGAGATTGTGGTAACATGCGTAGTTCCACCAGACCTGACTGGTTTCAGTGTGTTCTGCTGCAATCATAACAAAGCGCACCTCTTCTCCAAACTGGCCTACTGTTACATTTCATTTGTTGGTGTGTACGGTCTTCTGTGCATCTACTCCCTTTATTGGTTGCTCCATCGGCCTCTGAAGGAATATTCCTTTGAGCAGGTGCGACTGGAGACGGGTATAAATGACATTCCCGACGTTAAGAACGACTTTGCGTTCCTCTTGCATCTCAGCGACCAGTACGATGCTCTCTACTCTAAGCGTTTTGCGGTGTTTCTCTCCGAGGTGAGCGAGAGCAGGTTGTGTCAGGTCAACCTCAACCACGAGTGGCCCATCAAAAAACTCCGTACACGTCTTTCCCGAAACACCAACAACCGTTTGGAGATGCATTTGTTCATGTTGCCAGGACTTCCAGACACTGTGTTTGAAGTTCACGAAGTAGAATCCTTGAAACTCGAGCTGATGAGCAACGTGACGATCCCCGGCACAGTGATCCAACTCGCCGCTTTACAGGAACTCGCCCTCATCCACTGTCCTGCCAAACTTCAACTAGCAGCCCTCACACACCTGCGGGACAACCTTAAGGTCCTCCATATCACCTTTGAGAGCCTGGAGCAGGTACCCATGTGGATGTACACCCTACAGACCCTGGAGGAGCTCCACCTGAGTGGCCCACTCACCAGTGAAATGTCCCGCAGCTCCACCTTGGAGACCTTGCGAGAACTTAAGAGTCTCCGTGTGCTAACGGTGCACAGCAAATTGAACAAGGTACCGTCCAGCATATCAGACGTGGCCGGCCACCTGTTGAGGCTGCGTGTG from Brachyhypopomus gauderio isolate BG-103 chromosome 8, BGAUD_0.2, whole genome shotgun sequence harbors:
- the LOC143522090 gene encoding volume-regulated anion channel subunit LRRC8E, whose protein sequence is MIPVNEFRNIVSEPNPRFRVLKPWWDVFSEYLCISMLMIGVFGCTLQLTQEKISCLPDRVSGTSHEDVDCNHLRKPRLNQSLWEHAITKQITLNIVEVFGRKNNLDIHQYIFINSFCYERAVHWYGKYFPYLVVIHTMIFMVASSFWFKFPGTSSKIELFVTILGKCFDSPWTTRAISEVSEDRQEEETVMWRKHNIPRPSAVECPDTEAEGSIFIQSPSVVSSLGKNPLESKPTTSVLDKKEGEQAKALFEKVRTFRTHVEEADLLYIMYILQTLLKVFKFAIITIYSVALVPNIEIVVTCVVPPDLTGFSVFCCNHNKAHLFSKLAYCYISFVGVYGLLCIYSLYWLLHRPLKEYSFEQVRLETGINDIPDVKNDFAFLLHLSDQYDALYSKRFAVFLSEVSESRLCQVNLNHEWPIKKLRTRLSRNTNNRLEMHLFMLPGLPDTVFEVHEVESLKLELMSNVTIPGTVIQLAALQELALIHCPAKLQLAALTHLRDNLKVLHITFESLEQVPMWMYTLQTLEELHLSGPLTSEMSRSSTLETLRELKSLRVLTVHSKLNKVPSSISDVAGHLLRLRVHNSGGKLHAFGSLKKLVNLATLELMACELERLPTAVFSLTNLQELDLKENRLTHVEELLSLQHCRRLNALRLWHNYIAHIPEDVSKLRSLETLDLSWNRIRRLPPQVCYCTKLRLLDLSHNQLTSLPHEIGILQSLWHFSVAYNSVEVLPDELFSCKRLRTLDLGNNSIASLSARIGNLAHLVNLQLKGNRLESLPMEIVDCSLLRLTGLIVEDGLLDTLPSDVKRRMSER